A region from the Sphingomonas flavescens genome encodes:
- a CDS encoding DUF177 domain-containing protein — MSDQFAHQLRIDQIRDGDRLELSADESERAAIAERLGLPSIKCLNAQVTLSRSGETIRADGRLAASLDQSCVVTGDPVAAHVDERFAIQFVAEPKDGGPDDEIELGEADCDTVFYDGAMIDLGEALADTLALSLDPYPRSAGADAALKEAGVMSEEEASPFAVLAKLRKSDET; from the coding sequence ATGAGCGACCAATTCGCGCACCAACTCCGGATTGATCAGATCCGCGATGGCGACCGGCTGGAATTGTCGGCGGACGAGAGCGAGCGGGCGGCAATCGCCGAGCGCCTGGGGCTTCCGTCGATCAAGTGCCTGAACGCGCAGGTGACGCTTAGCCGGTCGGGTGAGACGATTCGCGCCGATGGCCGACTGGCCGCGTCGCTGGATCAGAGCTGCGTGGTTACCGGCGATCCGGTCGCTGCGCATGTCGACGAGCGCTTCGCCATCCAGTTCGTTGCCGAGCCGAAGGATGGCGGCCCCGACGATGAGATCGAGCTCGGCGAAGCCGACTGCGACACCGTTTTTTACGATGGTGCGATGATCGATCTGGGCGAGGCGCTGGCGGACACCCTGGCCCTGAGCCTCGATCCCTATCCGCGCAGCGCGGGAGCCGACGCCGCGCTCAAGGAAGCCGGGGTGATGAGCGAAGAGGAAGCGAGTCCGTTCGCGGTCCTGGCGAAGCTTCGGAAGAGCGACGAAACTTAG
- the ssb gene encoding single-stranded DNA-binding protein, protein MAGVNKVILVGNLGADPESRSFSNGGEVVNLRIATSETWKDRDGNRQEKTEWHSVAIFNENLGRVAKNYLRKGSKVYIEGQLQTRKWQDQSGNDRYTTEIVLQKFRGELVLLDSRDGQGGGGGRGAFNDDFGGGNDFGSPPQRQQSRPQPAAFDTDLDDDVPF, encoded by the coding sequence ATGGCGGGCGTGAACAAGGTGATTCTGGTCGGCAACCTGGGCGCGGACCCGGAGTCGCGCTCGTTCAGCAATGGCGGCGAGGTGGTCAACCTCCGCATTGCGACGTCGGAGACGTGGAAGGACCGCGACGGCAACCGCCAGGAAAAGACCGAATGGCACTCGGTCGCCATCTTCAACGAGAACCTGGGCCGCGTGGCCAAAAACTACCTGCGCAAGGGCAGCAAAGTGTACATCGAAGGCCAGCTGCAGACCCGTAAGTGGCAGGATCAGTCGGGTAATGACCGCTACACGACTGAGATCGTGCTGCAGAAATTCCGCGGCGAACTCGTCCTGCTCGACAGCCGCGACGGTCAGGGCGGCGGCGGTGGCCGCGGCGCCTTCAACGACGATTTCGGCGGCGGCAACGACTTTGGGAGCCCGCCGCAGCGCCAGCAGTCGCGCCCGCAGCCGGCCGCGTTCGACACCGACCTGGACGACGACGTCCCGTTCTAA
- the feoB gene encoding ferrous iron transporter B, which produces MNPPPLIAVAGSPNAGKSALFNALTGARQKVGNYPGVTVERHSGRLLLGDGRPVELVDLPGAYSLDPASPDEAVTRDVLLGQQKGERLPDALLIVVDASNLDNHLRFALQLIDLGLPTVVALNMVDLAKRDGLELDAAKLEGELGVPVIATVAVRKRGIDTLLAQLDTMLLTPRAIRPGHGPSHDGLNLQRRAREIALGAIVSETPTRRLTHRLDGVLLHPVFGLLILAAILFVMFQAVFAWSKPPADALAAWVATGGGWIGDALRPGIVRSLIVDGVFGGVGAVIVFLPPILMLFLFILVLESTGYMVRAAFLMDRVMSRAGLSGRAFIPLLSSFACAVPGIMATRTIDDPKDRLTTILVAPLMTCSARLPVYTLIIGAFIPARTVGWGIGLQGLVMFGLYLTGVLGALIAALVLRRTVVKGGGSTFMMELPKYQMPRLTDIALGLWQRALIFLKRAGGIILTTTVILWALASFPQAGPGQKQSDVSIAGHIADGIHVVVAPIGFNKDISLALLPAMAAREVAVAAIGTVYSLDATDDGNVQTLQERMAGRWSLATALAFLAWFVFAPQCISTIAVTRRETNGWKWPLFMISYLFALAYIAAGATYWTAVALGL; this is translated from the coding sequence GTGAACCCGCCGCCGCTGATCGCCGTCGCTGGCAGTCCGAATGCCGGCAAGAGCGCGCTGTTCAACGCCCTAACCGGCGCGCGCCAGAAGGTCGGCAACTATCCTGGCGTCACGGTCGAACGTCATTCGGGCCGTTTGCTTCTTGGCGATGGTCGCCCGGTGGAACTTGTCGATCTTCCCGGCGCCTACAGCCTCGACCCGGCAAGCCCCGACGAAGCCGTCACGCGCGATGTCCTGCTCGGCCAGCAAAAAGGTGAGCGGCTACCGGACGCGCTGCTGATCGTCGTCGACGCTTCGAACCTCGACAACCACCTCCGCTTTGCCCTGCAGCTGATTGACCTGGGCCTGCCGACGGTCGTCGCTTTGAACATGGTCGATCTCGCCAAGCGGGACGGACTTGAACTGGACGCCGCCAAGCTCGAGGGCGAGCTTGGGGTCCCGGTCATTGCCACGGTCGCGGTGCGCAAGCGCGGCATCGACACACTGCTGGCTCAGCTCGATACCATGCTGCTCACCCCGCGCGCCATTCGCCCGGGACACGGCCCCAGCCACGACGGCCTAAATCTTCAGCGCCGAGCCCGGGAGATCGCATTGGGAGCCATTGTCAGCGAAACGCCGACGCGCCGCCTGACCCACCGGCTCGACGGCGTCCTGCTCCACCCCGTCTTCGGCCTGCTCATTCTCGCGGCAATCCTGTTCGTCATGTTCCAAGCTGTCTTCGCGTGGAGCAAGCCGCCCGCAGACGCGCTTGCCGCTTGGGTCGCAACCGGCGGCGGCTGGATCGGCGACGCGCTGCGGCCCGGCATCGTCCGCTCGCTCATCGTCGACGGCGTGTTCGGCGGCGTGGGTGCGGTGATTGTCTTCCTGCCGCCGATCCTGATGCTGTTCCTTTTCATCCTGGTCCTCGAATCGACCGGCTACATGGTCCGCGCAGCCTTCCTGATGGACCGCGTGATGAGCCGTGCGGGCTTGTCGGGCCGCGCCTTCATTCCGCTGCTGTCCAGCTTCGCCTGCGCGGTGCCGGGCATCATGGCGACGCGCACGATCGACGATCCCAAGGACCGCCTGACGACGATCCTCGTCGCGCCGCTGATGACCTGCTCGGCCCGGCTGCCGGTCTACACGTTGATCATCGGCGCATTCATTCCCGCGCGCACCGTGGGCTGGGGCATCGGCCTCCAGGGTCTCGTGATGTTCGGCCTTTATCTGACCGGCGTTCTCGGCGCCTTAATCGCGGCCTTGGTGCTGCGCCGTACCGTCGTGAAGGGCGGCGGCAGCACCTTCATGATGGAGCTGCCGAAGTACCAGATGCCGCGCCTGACCGACATTGCGCTGGGCCTGTGGCAGCGCGCGTTGATCTTCCTGAAGCGCGCCGGCGGCATCATCCTCACGACTACCGTGATCCTGTGGGCGCTCGCCAGCTTCCCCCAGGCCGGACCCGGCCAGAAGCAATCCGACGTCTCGATCGCCGGGCACATCGCAGACGGCATCCACGTCGTGGTCGCGCCGATCGGCTTCAACAAGGACATCAGCCTTGCGCTGCTCCCCGCCATGGCCGCGCGCGAAGTGGCAGTGGCGGCCATCGGTACCGTCTACTCGCTCGACGCGACGGACGACGGCAACGTTCAGACGCTGCAGGAACGCATGGCCGGTCGCTGGAGCTTGGCCACCGCGCTCGCCTTCCTCGCCTGGTTCGTGTTCGCGCCACAGTGCATCTCGACCATCGCCGTCACCCGGCGTGAGACCAACGGCTGGAAGTGGCCGCTATTCATGATCTCCTACCTATTCGCCCTGGCTTATATTGCTGCGGGCGCGACATACTGGACGGCGGTTGCGCTAGGTTTATAG
- a CDS encoding FeoA family protein, whose product MNAPFQPNPTSLDLIEVGVRARIVEIDWTVLDDSAASRLRNFGFDEGVAVEPLHLGPFGRDPIAIRVGRMTVAIRRRHAAAIKVQPIQ is encoded by the coding sequence ATGAACGCGCCGTTCCAGCCCAATCCGACGAGCCTCGACCTCATCGAGGTCGGGGTGCGGGCGCGCATTGTCGAAATCGACTGGACGGTTCTCGATGACAGTGCCGCGAGCCGACTGCGCAATTTCGGCTTCGACGAAGGTGTCGCGGTTGAGCCCCTTCACCTCGGTCCATTCGGGCGGGATCCCATCGCGATCCGCGTTGGCCGCATGACCGTCGCCATCCGGCGGCGCCATGCTGCCGCGATCAAAGTCCAGCCGATCCAGTGA
- a CDS encoding COQ9 family protein, protein MDQPSPLEQLRRRLALAVGENAVFDGWSQAAVDSAAAQLGIDPVQARLAMPKTAAGLIDTYIQEVDRGLEASFPPDRIATMKIRERIRALVWHRLEIMGPAREAIRRALATLAMPQNAPLALRISWRSADQMWRLAGDTSTDFNHYTKRMTLGAVYGSTLLAWLDDQTEGWTDTAAFLDRRIDDVMKFEKFKAEWRGSGDHLSITRFLGRLRYPPR, encoded by the coding sequence ATGGATCAGCCCAGCCCTCTGGAGCAATTGCGCCGGCGTTTGGCACTCGCGGTGGGCGAGAATGCGGTGTTCGACGGCTGGTCGCAGGCTGCAGTGGACAGCGCTGCCGCCCAGCTCGGCATTGATCCGGTGCAGGCGCGGCTCGCCATGCCAAAGACCGCCGCGGGCCTCATCGACACCTATATCCAGGAAGTCGATCGCGGCCTCGAAGCGTCATTCCCGCCCGACCGGATCGCCACGATGAAGATTCGTGAGCGCATCCGCGCGCTCGTCTGGCACCGGCTGGAGATCATGGGTCCTGCCCGCGAGGCGATCCGCCGCGCGTTGGCGACGCTCGCCATGCCGCAGAACGCCCCGCTCGCGCTGCGCATCTCTTGGCGGAGCGCTGACCAGATGTGGCGACTGGCCGGCGACACCAGCACCGACTTCAACCATTACACCAAGCGGATGACGCTCGGCGCCGTCTACGGCTCGACCCTGCTCGCCTGGCTCGACGATCAAACCGAGGGCTGGACGGATACGGCGGCGTTCCTCGACCGCCGGATCGACGACGTGATGAAGTTCGAGAAGTTCAAAGCCGAATGGCGCGGCTCCGGAGATCATCTCAGCATCACGCGCTTTCTCGGCCGGCTCCGATACCCGCCTAGGTAG
- a CDS encoding DMT family transporter produces the protein MAAGHPHRLAFPALLLGNVALAFGPWLVRLADVGPVAIGFWRVTIALPFLFALAHLSGQRPHWPSRHVTVAILIAATFYVLDLAAWNAGILMTKLGNATLFGNTGSFVFAVYGLWLAHRRPSAQQAIALALAAGGAALLMGGSYELSPKNFAGDILTLVAGLLYGGYLIFVERARGSLKPLPLLLLATLFGMPMLLMISLGLGEQIWPSNWTPLIIFALSSQVLGQGLLVYSIGTFPPLVVGLALLTQPAISALIGWFAYREALTWTDAIGALGIAAALVIVRVPARGLRKPADTPS, from the coding sequence ATGGCCGCCGGACATCCCCATCGACTGGCGTTTCCGGCGCTCCTGCTAGGCAATGTGGCCCTGGCGTTCGGACCGTGGCTGGTCCGTCTTGCCGATGTCGGTCCGGTTGCGATCGGTTTCTGGCGGGTGACGATCGCGCTGCCGTTCCTGTTCGCGCTCGCTCATCTGTCGGGGCAGCGGCCGCATTGGCCTTCCCGCCACGTGACCGTCGCCATCCTGATCGCCGCGACCTTCTACGTCCTCGATCTGGCCGCGTGGAATGCCGGCATCCTGATGACCAAGCTCGGCAACGCGACCCTCTTCGGCAACACCGGCAGCTTCGTCTTCGCCGTCTACGGTCTATGGCTGGCCCACAGGCGCCCGTCCGCCCAGCAGGCCATTGCGCTGGCGCTGGCGGCGGGCGGCGCTGCGCTCCTGATGGGCGGCAGCTACGAGCTCTCGCCGAAGAACTTTGCCGGTGACATCCTGACCCTTGTCGCCGGCCTGCTGTATGGTGGCTATCTAATCTTCGTCGAACGCGCCCGCGGGTCGCTCAAGCCGCTGCCGCTACTCCTCCTCGCCACACTGTTTGGCATGCCGATGCTGCTCATGATCAGCCTCGGACTCGGTGAGCAGATCTGGCCCAGCAATTGGACGCCGCTCATCATCTTCGCCTTGTCCAGCCAGGTGCTTGGCCAAGGGCTGCTTGTCTATTCGATCGGCACCTTCCCGCCGCTGGTCGTCGGCCTCGCGCTGCTCACCCAACCGGCGATTTCCGCGCTGATCGGCTGGTTCGCCTATCGCGAGGCCCTGACCTGGACCGACGCCATCGGCGCACTTGGCATCGCCGCGGCGCTGGTCATCGTTCGCGTGCCGGCACGGGGGTTGCGCAAGCCGGCCGACACGCCCAGTTGA
- a CDS encoding heme-binding protein: MRKAVVAGAAVGAATLVGALIYYLQEKATPGPDYRTLATDGDLEIRSYPKIVVAEAVVHGPRKQALSDGFRILADYIFAKSREGEKLPMIVPVMQDGGDPMASDPPVFDDDVEGAWRVRFVMPEGRTADDLPEPPEEVSLIEVEPRKVGVVRFGGVADDARLEECEDRLRGWLARQGETPAAAAEYAFYNSPMIPPPLRRSEVMIPLS; encoded by the coding sequence ATGCGCAAGGCTGTCGTCGCTGGAGCCGCCGTCGGCGCCGCCACCCTGGTCGGGGCGTTGATCTATTATCTGCAGGAAAAGGCGACGCCCGGGCCAGACTATCGCACGCTGGCAACGGACGGCGACCTGGAGATCCGGTCGTACCCGAAGATCGTCGTCGCCGAAGCGGTGGTGCACGGGCCGCGCAAGCAGGCGCTAAGCGACGGATTTCGCATCCTCGCCGACTATATCTTCGCCAAGTCGCGTGAGGGCGAGAAGCTGCCCATGATAGTGCCGGTGATGCAGGACGGCGGCGATCCAATGGCCAGCGATCCGCCGGTGTTCGACGACGATGTCGAAGGCGCGTGGCGGGTGCGGTTCGTGATGCCGGAGGGGCGCACGGCGGACGATTTGCCAGAGCCGCCGGAAGAGGTGTCGCTGATCGAGGTCGAGCCCCGCAAGGTCGGCGTGGTGCGGTTCGGCGGCGTCGCCGATGACGCACGGCTGGAGGAATGTGAGGACCGGCTGCGGGGCTGGCTGGCGCGACAGGGCGAGACGCCGGCTGCGGCCGCGGAATATGCATTCTACAATTCGCCGATGATCCCGCCGCCGCTGCGCCGGAGCGAGGTGATGATTCCGCTGAGTTAG
- the ribH gene encoding 6,7-dimethyl-8-ribityllumazine synthase — MATILLVEARFYGHLNDMLLAGARAAIEAAGHKHETLTVPGALELPGAIALAARSGRFCAFVALGVVIRGETYHFEIVSNESARGLMDLTLQGFAIGNGIMTVENEAQALARCDPAQLDKGGAAARAALTLFELRERYAP, encoded by the coding sequence ATGGCGACCATCCTCCTCGTCGAAGCCCGCTTTTACGGCCACCTCAACGACATGCTGCTCGCCGGCGCCCGCGCCGCGATCGAGGCCGCCGGACACAAGCATGAAACGCTGACCGTTCCCGGAGCGCTGGAACTGCCCGGCGCAATCGCGCTTGCCGCCCGCAGCGGCCGCTTCTGCGCCTTTGTCGCGCTCGGCGTGGTGATTCGCGGCGAGACCTACCATTTCGAAATTGTCTCGAACGAAAGCGCGCGGGGCTTGATGGACCTGACGCTGCAGGGCTTCGCGATCGGCAACGGCATCATGACCGTCGAGAACGAAGCGCAGGCGCTCGCCCGCTGCGACCCCGCCCAGCTGGACAAGGGCGGTGCCGCGGCCCGCGCGGCCCTCACTCTATTCGAGTTGCGCGAAAGGTACGCGCCCTAA
- the ribB gene encoding 3,4-dihydroxy-2-butanone-4-phosphate synthase, with product MSTTLIDRLNAIIHTGEVSRAGLARAAGLHPNSLRKLGQPDWNPTADTLGRLERLIQRGNTEVLVGPEEIINEARNGRMYILVDDEDRENEGDLIIPAQMATPEAINFMARHGRGLICLALTKDRADQLGLEPMARTNRSRNETAFTVSIEAREGISTGISAADRARTIAVAIDAAHGADAIVSPGHVFPLIAKPGGVLVRAGHTEAAVDVSRLAGLNPSGVICEIMREDGTMARLDDLMDFARAHGLKIGTIRDLIAYRLKKDHLVERVASTPFTARSGADWQAQVFRDKSNGEEQLALVHGALDPEQPVMVRMHSLDLFADVLGESCQRSGVLQNAMRMIEAKGSGVVVTLHAAAPGSLSRAIDARAGKPVEGGDPVRGYGTGAQILAALGVHDMILLSNTHHSPVGLAGYGLAIVEERRIEEVA from the coding sequence ATGAGCACGACTCTCATCGATCGCCTCAACGCGATCATCCACACCGGCGAGGTCAGCCGCGCCGGCCTGGCCCGGGCCGCAGGTCTCCATCCCAACAGCCTAAGGAAACTCGGCCAACCCGACTGGAACCCCACCGCCGACACGCTCGGCCGCCTCGAACGCCTGATCCAGCGCGGCAATACCGAAGTGCTGGTCGGTCCCGAGGAGATCATCAACGAGGCGCGCAACGGGCGCATGTACATCCTCGTCGACGATGAAGACCGCGAGAATGAGGGGGATCTCATCATCCCGGCGCAAATGGCCACGCCCGAGGCGATCAACTTCATGGCGCGCCACGGCCGCGGCCTGATCTGCCTCGCGCTGACCAAGGATCGTGCCGACCAGCTTGGGCTCGAACCGATGGCACGCACTAACCGTAGCCGTAACGAGACCGCCTTCACCGTCTCGATCGAGGCGCGCGAGGGCATTTCGACGGGCATCAGCGCGGCCGACCGCGCGCGCACCATCGCCGTTGCCATCGATGCCGCGCACGGCGCGGACGCAATCGTCTCCCCCGGCCACGTCTTTCCGCTGATCGCCAAACCCGGCGGCGTCCTCGTCCGCGCCGGTCATACCGAGGCCGCGGTCGATGTCTCGCGTCTCGCCGGCCTCAATCCCAGCGGCGTCATCTGCGAAATCATGCGCGAGGACGGCACCATGGCCCGCCTCGACGACCTCATGGATTTCGCCCGCGCCCACGGTCTCAAGATTGGCACCATCCGCGACCTCATCGCCTACCGCCTGAAAAAGGATCATCTGGTCGAGCGTGTCGCCAGCACGCCCTTCACCGCGCGCAGCGGCGCCGACTGGCAGGCGCAGGTGTTTCGCGACAAGTCCAATGGCGAGGAACAACTTGCGCTGGTCCACGGCGCCCTCGATCCCGAGCAGCCGGTGATGGTCCGCATGCACAGCCTCGACCTCTTCGCCGACGTGCTCGGCGAATCGTGCCAGCGCTCGGGCGTGCTCCAGAATGCGATGCGCATGATCGAGGCCAAGGGCTCGGGCGTGGTCGTCACGCTTCACGCGGCAGCGCCGGGTTCGCTTTCGCGGGCGATCGATGCTCGCGCAGGCAAGCCGGTCGAAGGCGGCGACCCCGTTCGCGGCTACGGCACGGGCGCGCAAATCCTGGCGGCGCTCGGCGTCCATGACATGATTTTGCTGTCGAACACTCATCATTCGCCCGTGGGCCTCGCCGGCTACGGCCTCGCCATCGTAGAGGAACGCCGCATCGAGGAGGTTGCCTGA
- a CDS encoding riboflavin synthase, which translates to MFTGIVTDVGTIRKAEQRGDLRLTIGTAYDLATVDLGASISCSGVCLTVVDKGEDWFAVDVSGETLSKTAADHWQEGARLNLERALRLGDELGGHIVTGHVDAVATVVGTCPEGDSTRIGISVPPALAPMIAPKGSVTLDGVSLTVNEVRKAEDGNTHFAVNIIPHTASHTTLGAVRAGRQLNVEIDVLARYLDRMLTARAQ; encoded by the coding sequence ATGTTCACAGGCATCGTCACCGACGTCGGCACGATCCGCAAGGCGGAGCAGCGCGGCGACCTGCGCCTGACCATCGGCACCGCTTACGATCTTGCCACCGTCGACCTCGGCGCCTCGATCTCTTGCTCGGGCGTCTGCCTGACAGTGGTCGACAAGGGTGAAGACTGGTTTGCTGTCGACGTGTCCGGCGAAACCCTGTCGAAAACAGCCGCTGACCATTGGCAGGAAGGCGCGCGCCTGAATCTGGAACGCGCGCTACGCTTGGGCGATGAATTGGGCGGGCACATTGTCACCGGCCACGTCGACGCGGTCGCCACGGTAGTCGGTACCTGTCCCGAAGGCGATTCGACCCGCATCGGAATCTCTGTCCCGCCAGCGCTCGCGCCAATGATCGCGCCGAAAGGCTCGGTCACGCTCGATGGCGTGTCGCTTACCGTCAACGAAGTGCGAAAGGCGGAAGACGGCAATACGCATTTCGCCGTCAATATCATCCCGCACACGGCATCGCACACCACGCTAGGGGCGGTGAGGGCCGGGCGACAACTCAATGTCGAGATAGACGTGCTTGCCCGTTATCTGGACCGGATGTTGACCGCTCGCGCACAGTAG